In Persephonella hydrogeniphila, the following are encoded in one genomic region:
- a CDS encoding spore coat protein U domain-containing protein: MRKLLAAAVIAAAPFAAFAGTASDDFTITATVDPYCEIENGASDISVSYNPFDTSDVTASTTTEFNCVKNTGYTISVNAPSALTGSTYGESLNVSVSPTSGSGTDTDGLGGTEQFTMNITIPAGQDVATDTYSGTVTVDINY; the protein is encoded by the coding sequence TTAGCAGCAGCAGTTATCGCAGCAGCACCATTTGCAGCATTTGCAGGAACAGCTTCAGATGATTTTACAATCACAGCAACAGTAGACCCTTACTGTGAGATTGAAAACGGAGCATCTGATATCTCAGTTTCTTACAACCCATTTGATACTTCTGACGTAACGGCCTCTACAACAACAGAGTTTAACTGTGTAAAGAACACAGGCTACACAATTAGTGTAAACGCTCCATCTGCTTTAACAGGAAGCACTTACGGTGAATCATTAAACGTTTCAGTATCTCCAACTTCTGGTTCTGGAACTGATACAGATGGTCTTGGAGGAACAGAACAGTTTACAATGAATATTACTATACCTGCAGGACAGGATGTGGCTACAGACACTTACTCAGGAACAGTTACTGTAGATATAAACTACTAA
- a CDS encoding spore coat protein U domain-containing protein, protein MKILKGVLGAVLVGAVIATSATASSATDDYDINVTVDPYCEIYSLTDITLSYNPFNPAVSNTFANFSFACVKGTTFTISATSANGGELVSDTTSDTLPYTLAASVVYPSVSASEGNILNNSLTMTAPTKNPPTAAIRIVNIPFNQNIAPGTYTDTVTLNITY, encoded by the coding sequence ATGAAAATACTAAAAGGGGTTTTGGGTGCTGTACTGGTAGGTGCTGTTATTGCAACTTCAGCGACAGCTTCATCAGCTACCGATGACTATGATATCAATGTTACTGTCGACCCTTACTGTGAAATATACTCACTTACAGATATTACACTGAGTTACAATCCTTTTAATCCTGCAGTTTCAAATACATTTGCCAACTTTTCCTTTGCATGTGTTAAAGGAACGACCTTTACAATCTCTGCTACAAGTGCCAACGGAGGAGAGCTTGTGTCAGATACAACTTCTGACACTTTACCTTACACGCTTGCAGCATCGGTAGTTTATCCTTCTGTATCTGCTTCTGAAGGAAATATATTAAACAACTCACTTACCATGACAGCACCTACAAAAAATCCACCTACAGCAGCAATAAGAATAGTTAATATACCGTTTAACCAGAATATAGCGCCTGGAACTTACACAGATACAGTAACGCTGAATATAACCTATTAA
- a CDS encoding fimbrial biogenesis chaperone: MKNRLYGLLILFSLLSFYSVSFSVDFSIQPIRLYVSPKKNTAVFEITNLTDKKTIRVETEIKKWDQDENGKFILEDTEDAIVVPPYIELAPKQRQLIKLAYLGSFDGNVQKAYRLFVKQIPDEIEVEKNPKKIKTAIQIVINISVPVFVNPPNTELKYNLSFIPLEVSKEKIVLQVKNSGNAFARIIRATLYKGDKKIYSNDYAFYILPEKNVKFVIKNMQQEDKKIKVSTFNELPDKIVITLEDGKEYTVNL, encoded by the coding sequence ATGAAAAACAGATTATACGGCCTGTTAATACTTTTCTCTCTCCTCTCTTTTTATTCGGTATCTTTTTCTGTTGATTTTTCCATACAGCCTATAAGACTGTATGTATCTCCGAAGAAAAACACTGCAGTTTTTGAGATAACGAATCTTACAGATAAGAAGACGATACGCGTAGAAACAGAAATAAAAAAATGGGATCAGGATGAAAACGGCAAATTTATATTAGAAGACACGGAAGATGCCATTGTAGTTCCTCCATATATAGAACTTGCACCAAAACAAAGACAGCTTATAAAGCTGGCATACTTAGGCTCCTTTGATGGCAACGTCCAGAAAGCATACAGACTGTTTGTAAAACAAATTCCTGACGAGATAGAGGTAGAGAAAAATCCAAAAAAGATCAAAACAGCTATACAGATTGTTATAAATATAAGTGTACCTGTTTTTGTTAACCCTCCAAACACAGAACTAAAATACAATTTATCTTTTATCCCTTTAGAAGTAAGTAAAGAAAAGATAGTTCTGCAGGTAAAAAATAGCGGAAATGCATTTGCCAGAATCATTAGAGCTACCCTTTACAAAGGAGATAAAAAAATCTACAGTAACGATTATGCCTTCTACATCCTCCCTGAAAAGAATGTAAAGTTTGTAATAAAAAATATGCAACAGGAAGATAAAAAGATAAAAGTTTCTACATTTAATGAACTACCTGACAAAATTGTGATTACATTAGAAGATGGCAAAGAATATACTGTTAATCTTTAG